A section of the Serratia liquefaciens ATCC 27592 genome encodes:
- a CDS encoding 2OG-Fe dioxygenase family protein, protein MTTLSRQATQQLTPSFSALPHTQHADGKYRLRRYSVVKHLNGHVVEVGQRNFVQSDEINHFQGNVVRHFEPIDSDVLQSAGMDEMCNLFAESNDLPEGAEIEIHQMRVVAIHNETQVAPEGIHQDGFDHIAMIAIHRQNIVGGEIMLYADNHQPPFFKKALADGEAVLLADSKLWHNATPISAIVPEEEGHLDIFVLTARGEKA, encoded by the coding sequence ATGACTACGCTTAGCCGTCAGGCCACCCAACAATTAACGCCGTCGTTTTCTGCATTGCCCCATACGCAACACGCTGACGGAAAATACCGCTTACGGCGCTATTCGGTAGTCAAACATCTCAATGGCCATGTGGTAGAGGTTGGCCAACGCAATTTCGTGCAGTCCGATGAGATCAATCACTTCCAGGGCAACGTGGTACGCCATTTTGAACCCATTGATAGCGACGTGTTGCAAAGCGCCGGCATGGATGAAATGTGTAATCTGTTCGCGGAAAGTAATGATTTACCCGAAGGCGCGGAGATAGAAATTCACCAGATGCGCGTGGTCGCCATTCATAATGAAACGCAGGTCGCGCCGGAAGGGATCCATCAGGATGGTTTTGATCATATCGCGATGATTGCTATTCATCGGCAGAATATTGTCGGCGGCGAAATCATGTTATACGCCGATAATCACCAGCCTCCCTTCTTTAAAAAAGCGCTGGCGGACGGCGAAGCCGTTTTACTGGCGGACAGCAAGTTATGGCATAACGCCACGCCGATCAGCGCCATTGTCCCGGAAGAAGAAGGACACCTGGATATCTTTGTCCTGACTGCCCGCGGAGAAAAAGCATGA
- a CDS encoding acyltransferase gives MSSAIKIRQVGIVDVDAGQNVTVVEPCNLYGCRLGDGVFVGPFVEIQKNVSIGARSKIQSHSFICEYVTIGEDCFIGHNVTFANDLFKGGAPNADPASWGRARIGDGVSIGSGATVLAVEICSGVVIGAGAVVTKNITRKGIYAGNPARLLRELTP, from the coding sequence ATGTCATCCGCCATCAAGATTCGCCAGGTCGGCATCGTCGATGTCGACGCCGGGCAAAATGTCACCGTCGTAGAGCCCTGTAATCTGTACGGCTGCCGACTCGGTGACGGGGTGTTCGTCGGCCCCTTTGTCGAAATCCAAAAAAACGTCAGCATTGGCGCCCGCAGTAAAATCCAGTCTCACAGCTTTATCTGCGAATATGTCACCATCGGCGAGGACTGTTTTATCGGCCACAACGTGACCTTCGCCAACGATCTGTTCAAAGGTGGCGCCCCCAATGCCGATCCGGCAAGCTGGGGCCGCGCGCGGATTGGCGACGGCGTCTCCATCGGGTCCGGCGCCACGGTACTGGCGGTGGAAATCTGCAGCGGAGTGGTGATCGGCGCCGGTGCGGTGGTCACCAAAAACATCACCCGCAAGGGGATTTACGCCGGCAATCCAGCCCGCCTGCTAAGGGAACTGACCCCATGA
- a CDS encoding GlcG/HbpS family heme-binding protein, protein MKIIISSIILLSSVTSFASMAGGVLSEKNLSLDLADKLAQSAIQACSAKNYNVAVTLVDRAGTPLVIKKMDNAGPHTIEASRMKAFTALSTKNPTENVMKNAQANPGAANLRDIPGFLLLAGGVPVKSGDVVIGAIGIGGAPGGDLDQQCALEALKNNQSSLNAG, encoded by the coding sequence ATGAAAATCATCATTTCAAGCATCATTTTACTCAGCAGCGTGACGTCGTTCGCCAGCATGGCCGGTGGCGTTCTCAGTGAAAAAAACCTTTCCCTCGACCTGGCCGATAAACTGGCTCAGAGCGCTATTCAGGCCTGCAGTGCGAAAAACTATAACGTCGCCGTTACGCTGGTCGATCGCGCCGGTACCCCGCTTGTCATCAAGAAAATGGATAACGCCGGTCCGCATACGATCGAAGCCAGCCGCATGAAGGCGTTTACCGCCCTCAGCACCAAAAACCCGACGGAAAACGTGATGAAGAATGCTCAGGCTAACCCAGGGGCGGCAAACCTGCGCGATATCCCGGGCTTCTTGTTGCTGGCGGGCGGCGTACCGGTGAAATCTGGGGACGTGGTCATCGGTGCCATTGGCATTGGTGGGGCACCGGGCGGGGATCTTGACCAGCAGTGCGCGCTGGAAGCCTTGAAAAATAACCAGAGCAGCCTCAATGCCGGGTGA
- a CDS encoding MetQ/NlpA family lipoprotein, protein MTKSWRYTPLLAAFAAVLALQGCEQKTDQNHIKVGVINGAEQDVAEVAKQVAKEKYGLDVELVGFSGSLLPNDATDKGELDANVFQHRPFLEQQNKDHGYKLVAVGNTFVFPMAGYSKKIKSLKELQDGAVIAIPLDPTNLGRALLLLEKTGLIKLKPGKGLLPTSLDISANPHNYKIMELEGAQLPQLLDDPKVTVAIISTTYINQTGLTPTKDGIFIEDKDSPYTNIIVTREDNKDAPNVQNFIKAYESDEVAKAAEKIFNGGAVKGW, encoded by the coding sequence ATGACCAAAAGCTGGCGTTATACCCCTCTGCTGGCGGCGTTTGCCGCGGTGCTGGCACTGCAGGGCTGTGAACAGAAAACCGATCAGAATCACATCAAGGTAGGGGTCATCAACGGCGCGGAACAGGACGTAGCGGAAGTCGCCAAGCAGGTGGCGAAAGAGAAGTACGGCCTGGATGTTGAACTGGTCGGTTTCAGCGGTTCATTGCTGCCCAATGACGCCACCGACAAAGGTGAACTGGATGCCAACGTTTTCCAACACCGGCCATTCCTCGAACAACAGAATAAAGATCACGGCTACAAACTGGTTGCGGTAGGCAATACCTTCGTGTTCCCGATGGCCGGCTATTCGAAAAAAATCAAATCGCTGAAAGAGCTTCAGGACGGCGCGGTTATCGCTATTCCGCTGGATCCCACCAACCTCGGCCGTGCGCTGCTGCTGCTGGAAAAAACTGGCCTGATTAAGCTGAAACCGGGCAAGGGGCTATTGCCGACCTCACTGGATATCAGCGCCAACCCGCATAACTACAAGATTATGGAGCTGGAAGGCGCACAGCTGCCGCAGCTGCTGGATGATCCGAAAGTCACCGTGGCAATCATCAGCACCACCTACATTAATCAAACTGGCCTGACGCCAACCAAAGACGGCATTTTCATCGAAGACAAGGATTCGCCGTACACCAACATCATCGTGACGCGTGAAGACAACAAGGACGCGCCGAACGTACAAAACTTCATCAAAGCCTACGAGTCGGATGAAGTGGCCAAAGCCGCCGAAAAGATCTTTAACGGCGGTGCGGTCAAAGGCTGGTAA
- a CDS encoding GNAT family N-acetyltransferase has protein sequence MSEAIQITPVTQLPDGYLTGCDFSFQIAHYAQPIFNAPIDSWPLLPVTPFRKHYPLAPFVNDESETILARHRGEAVGHITLSNNWNGYALIEEIVVSAHVRRLGVATALLESARLWAQRHETAGLMLETQNTNLPACRCYQRFGFILGGIDHLLYRAQPDIPDHEIALFWYLPFNSEIGY, from the coding sequence ATGAGCGAAGCGATTCAAATTACCCCGGTGACCCAGTTGCCCGACGGATACTTGACCGGCTGCGACTTCAGCTTTCAGATTGCCCACTACGCCCAGCCGATTTTCAACGCGCCGATTGACAGCTGGCCGCTGCTGCCGGTGACGCCGTTTCGCAAGCACTACCCGCTGGCACCGTTCGTCAATGATGAAAGCGAAACCATTCTGGCACGTCATCGCGGGGAGGCGGTTGGCCATATTACGCTGAGCAATAACTGGAATGGCTATGCGCTCATCGAGGAGATTGTCGTCAGTGCTCATGTGCGCCGACTCGGCGTCGCCACCGCGCTGCTGGAGAGCGCACGACTCTGGGCGCAACGTCACGAAACCGCCGGGCTGATGCTGGAAACGCAAAACACCAATTTGCCTGCCTGCCGCTGCTACCAGCGCTTTGGGTTTATCCTCGGCGGCATCGATCATCTGCTGTATCGTGCTCAACCTGATATTCCCGATCACGAAATTGCCCTGTTCTGGTATCTGCCGTTTAACAGCGAAATCGGGTATTAA
- a CDS encoding MerR family transcriptional regulator produces MLLKVGELARRSGITVRTLHYYDSIGLLVPSARSDAGYRLYNRADITRLHHIQALRRMGVSLAEVGAILARSGMALTSVIEQQIVMLERQLEQTAALRDRLQHMHAQLTAGDEPELNDWLTTLELMTMYDKYFTADELAQLPFYQADPSRNQEWAELVSSMRQLIDGGVEPQALQAQALARRWMLMLERDTARNPAFLTRLNAMHADEPAIREQTGITPAMTDYVTRAFAETKLSIYQKYLSAEEYAHVRQHYFTRLQEWPALIAQFHQALNEGIPPESARAKQLAAQWLELFQSYAGPHPATQMKIRQAMEQEPTLTEGTWLTPPLLRYLQQAVAHFMRG; encoded by the coding sequence ATGTTATTGAAAGTGGGCGAACTGGCCCGCCGTTCCGGCATTACCGTCCGGACGCTGCATTATTACGACAGCATTGGCTTGCTGGTTCCTTCTGCGCGTTCCGACGCCGGGTATCGGTTATACAACCGGGCTGACATCACTCGCTTGCACCACATTCAGGCATTGCGCCGAATGGGCGTCTCGTTGGCAGAGGTCGGGGCAATTTTGGCGCGTTCGGGGATGGCGCTCACTTCGGTGATAGAACAGCAAATCGTCATGCTGGAGCGGCAGTTGGAACAGACCGCCGCGCTGCGCGATCGTCTGCAGCATATGCATGCTCAGCTCACCGCCGGAGACGAACCGGAACTGAACGACTGGCTGACTACGTTGGAGTTAATGACCATGTACGATAAATATTTTACCGCAGACGAACTGGCCCAATTGCCTTTCTATCAGGCCGACCCGAGCCGCAATCAGGAGTGGGCCGAGTTGGTCAGCAGCATGCGCCAGTTGATCGATGGCGGCGTTGAACCGCAAGCGTTGCAGGCTCAGGCGCTGGCGCGTCGTTGGATGCTGATGCTGGAACGCGATACGGCGCGTAATCCGGCGTTTCTCACCCGACTCAACGCCATGCACGCCGATGAGCCCGCGATACGCGAACAAACCGGCATTACCCCGGCTATGACCGACTATGTGACTCGGGCATTCGCCGAAACCAAGCTGTCAATCTACCAAAAATACCTGTCGGCGGAAGAATATGCCCATGTGCGCCAGCACTACTTTACCCGCCTGCAGGAATGGCCGGCACTGATCGCCCAGTTCCATCAGGCGCTGAATGAGGGCATACCGCCAGAGTCAGCGCGGGCAAAACAGCTGGCAGCCCAATGGCTTGAACTGTTCCAGTCCTACGCCGGTCCCCACCCGGCCACCCAGATGAAAATCCGCCAGGCCATGGAGCAGGAACCGACGCTGACGGAAGGCACCTGGCTGACCCCGCCGCTATTACGCTACCTGCAGCAGGCGGTGGCGCACTTCATGCGCGGCTAG
- a CDS encoding DUF808 domain-containing protein has product MAGSSLLTLIDDIASLLDDVSLMTKMAAKKTAGVLGDDLALNAQQVTGVKADRELPVVWSVAKGSFINKAILVPLALLISAFAPWAITPLLMVGGAYLCYEGFEKVFHSLTHKKQDGEENKDALNANEDVAAYEQRKVKGAIRTDFVLSAEIIAITLGTVAGATFSQQVIVLCGIAIVMTVGVYGIVAGIVKLDDLGLYLSRKSSALARSIGSGIVSAAPYLMKTLSVVGTIAMFMVGGGILTHGLPPVHHLFEDWASYATVVPTFGQILQGVIPALLNVVFGLVAGGVVLLVVSALGAIRGRLKA; this is encoded by the coding sequence TTGGCTGGAAGTAGCTTACTGACTTTAATCGACGATATTGCCTCACTGCTGGACGACGTCTCGCTGATGACCAAGATGGCGGCGAAAAAAACCGCCGGGGTATTGGGAGACGATCTGGCACTTAACGCTCAGCAGGTCACCGGCGTAAAGGCCGATCGCGAGCTGCCGGTGGTGTGGAGCGTGGCCAAGGGCTCGTTTATCAACAAGGCGATCCTGGTGCCGCTGGCGTTGCTGATCAGCGCATTTGCCCCTTGGGCGATCACGCCGCTGCTGATGGTGGGTGGGGCTTACCTGTGTTACGAAGGGTTCGAGAAGGTGTTCCACAGCCTGACCCACAAAAAACAGGATGGGGAAGAGAATAAAGATGCGCTGAACGCCAATGAAGACGTGGCGGCCTATGAACAACGCAAGGTGAAAGGGGCTATCCGCACCGATTTTGTGCTGTCGGCCGAAATTATTGCCATTACTCTGGGCACCGTGGCCGGAGCGACCTTCAGCCAGCAGGTGATTGTGCTGTGCGGTATCGCGATTGTGATGACGGTGGGGGTTTACGGCATCGTGGCCGGCATCGTCAAACTCGACGACCTGGGGTTGTATCTGAGCCGTAAAAGCAGTGCGCTGGCCCGCTCAATCGGCAGCGGTATTGTCAGTGCGGCGCCTTATCTGATGAAGACCCTGTCGGTAGTCGGTACCATCGCCATGTTTATGGTCGGGGGCGGTATCCTGACCCATGGCTTGCCGCCGGTGCATCATTTGTTTGAGGACTGGGCGTCGTACGCCACCGTGGTGCCTACCTTCGGTCAGATCCTGCAGGGCGTGATTCCCGCCTTGCTCAACGTGGTGTTTGGTCTGGTTGCCGGCGGCGTAGTCCTGCTGGTGGTTTCGGCTCTGGGGGCGATCCGGGGACGTTTAAAGGCCTAA
- a CDS encoding sensor histidine kinase, with product MFKIMGWLALALLSSGGLTAYFLQQQYEEKSADFRILYRDVTVKLSQHDAIIPLLPASQYSREVQRIFPQIIHWRSHPGIEPRRLIVVEQNGRYWLNAGNQSLLIDLNQLMNELVGENGFRHLVVRWNDQTLFERGAAQASYYWQWEKVIASQSQPFVLAAGDDPNWATLPWPLILSPALFWGLVLYLINQYRTNRRRRDIADLRAHYAEITRLNTLGELTAGIVHELNQPLTAILSYNQTALRLVRQQHTEQLPQLLEAAVVQIKRTDALLQQFRQKLTSERVDYQPVALGALWARVRTLLDNEIRGNKVKINSSIPDNLPRLFAPPLWIEQILHNIASNAIQAQENNAVGTAWINLEATATDEGIALTLTDGGPGLSEQALQHVFMPFFTTRAQGIGLGMALTDTLIQRLNGTIEATNIVGQGACFRLWLPIHPEER from the coding sequence ATGTTCAAGATAATGGGCTGGTTAGCGTTGGCTCTGCTCTCCAGCGGCGGGCTGACAGCCTATTTTTTGCAGCAGCAGTACGAAGAGAAAAGCGCTGATTTTCGTATACTTTATCGCGACGTGACGGTGAAGCTTTCACAGCACGACGCCATCATTCCGCTATTGCCGGCCAGTCAATACAGCCGGGAAGTGCAGAGGATCTTTCCGCAAATCATCCATTGGCGTTCTCATCCTGGTATTGAACCGCGACGGCTCATCGTAGTGGAACAAAATGGGCGCTACTGGCTCAATGCCGGTAACCAGTCGTTGTTGATCGATCTGAACCAATTGATGAACGAATTGGTGGGAGAAAACGGCTTCCGGCACCTGGTGGTACGTTGGAACGATCAGACCTTATTTGAGCGGGGGGCGGCGCAGGCTTCCTACTATTGGCAATGGGAAAAGGTGATAGCCAGCCAGTCGCAGCCTTTTGTGCTGGCCGCCGGTGACGATCCGAACTGGGCTACGCTGCCCTGGCCCCTGATCCTGTCCCCTGCATTGTTTTGGGGACTGGTACTTTACTTAATTAACCAATATCGAACTAACCGTCGGCGGCGAGATATCGCCGATCTGCGTGCCCATTACGCCGAGATCACACGGCTCAATACCTTGGGCGAACTGACCGCCGGTATCGTGCATGAACTTAACCAGCCCCTCACCGCGATTTTGAGTTACAACCAAACGGCCTTGCGTCTGGTTCGGCAACAGCATACCGAACAGCTGCCGCAGTTGCTTGAGGCCGCCGTGGTTCAGATCAAGCGCACCGACGCATTGCTGCAGCAATTTCGTCAGAAGCTGACCAGTGAGCGAGTCGATTATCAACCCGTCGCGCTGGGCGCACTCTGGGCCCGGGTGAGGACGCTGTTGGACAATGAAATTCGGGGCAATAAAGTCAAAATTAACAGCAGCATTCCTGACAATTTGCCCAGGCTGTTTGCTCCGCCGCTGTGGATAGAGCAAATTCTGCACAACATCGCCAGCAATGCGATTCAGGCGCAAGAAAATAATGCTGTCGGGACGGCCTGGATCAACCTAGAAGCCACGGCCACCGACGAGGGGATTGCTTTAACCCTGACTGACGGTGGCCCAGGGCTATCGGAACAGGCTCTGCAGCATGTATTTATGCCGTTTTTCACCACGCGCGCCCAGGGCATAGGATTGGGGATGGCCTTGACGGATACGCTGATCCAACGTCTTAACGGCACCATCGAAGCGACGAATATTGTCGGGCAAGGGGCCTGCTTCCGACTCTGGTTACCGATACACCCTGAGGAGAGATGA
- a CDS encoding VOC family protein, with the protein MSHVSTFVMFQGQAQQAIDLYSELFAGFQVQQLLHFDERDGGPRRIKQATIDFDRHNLVFIDSPVSHDFSFTPAVSLHVNLATEAELERIFARLAEGGEVLMPIDDYGFSARFGWLNDRFGLSWQLNVPAGDAG; encoded by the coding sequence ATGAGCCACGTTTCTACCTTTGTCATGTTTCAGGGCCAGGCCCAACAGGCGATAGATCTTTATAGCGAACTGTTTGCCGGTTTCCAGGTTCAGCAACTGCTGCATTTTGATGAGCGCGATGGCGGGCCGCGACGGATCAAGCAGGCTACCATCGATTTTGATCGGCATAATCTGGTGTTTATTGACAGCCCGGTCAGCCACGACTTCAGCTTTACCCCGGCGGTCTCGCTTCACGTGAACTTAGCCACCGAGGCGGAGCTTGAAAGGATTTTCGCCCGCTTGGCAGAGGGCGGCGAGGTGCTTATGCCGATTGATGATTATGGTTTCAGCGCGCGCTTCGGATGGCTGAACGACCGCTTTGGCCTGTCCTGGCAACTGAACGTGCCTGCCGGTGATGCCGGCTGA
- a CDS encoding small membrane protein YohP, translated as MGLQRAICELSTTVNNDFIRLAKTRAVIQINWERRMKIILWIVAIIFIVGLLTITGVFKLIF; from the coding sequence ATGGGCTTGCAGCGAGCAATTTGCGAATTATCGACTACAGTAAATAATGATTTCATCAGGTTAGCGAAAACTCGCGCCGTCATTCAAATCAATTGGGAGAGACGAATGAAAATCATTCTGTGGATTGTCGCTATTATCTTTATCGTTGGCCTGCTCACCATCACCGGCGTGTTCAAGCTGATCTTTTAA
- a CDS encoding DUF1460 domain-containing protein: MYRVVSMILAIALSGCADKIPVGQTPEPITTPPADLKASMDNDTLNKLNELLALRAKATPEQRQDNGRMIDLLSRPFLGTPYVANRLIGSQTTPEELVIDFRGLDCFTYIDYVDALRQANSQADFVQRLIQIRYANGDISFLKRKHFFTDWSHQAKTNVTDVTATLSPHAVTLVKNLNQKSDGSSYLPGLKNVRRSITYLPSEAIDDKVLARLHTGDYIGIYTNLAGLDVTHTGIYIMTENGPVLRNASSRKENMQVVDSPFMEYVQATPGIVVLRAK, translated from the coding sequence ATGTACAGGGTAGTTTCAATGATATTGGCTATTGCGCTTAGCGGTTGTGCAGATAAAATTCCGGTCGGGCAAACACCTGAACCCATCACTACCCCACCTGCAGATCTCAAGGCCAGCATGGACAACGACACGTTAAACAAACTCAATGAGCTTCTCGCCCTGCGCGCCAAGGCAACGCCCGAGCAACGGCAGGATAACGGCCGCATGATCGACCTGCTGTCACGACCTTTCCTCGGTACGCCCTACGTCGCCAACCGGCTGATTGGCTCGCAGACTACGCCGGAAGAACTGGTGATCGACTTCCGCGGTCTGGATTGCTTCACCTACATCGACTATGTCGATGCGCTGCGCCAGGCCAACAGCCAGGCTGACTTTGTACAGCGGCTGATTCAAATCCGCTATGCCAATGGCGATATCAGCTTCCTGAAGCGTAAACACTTCTTCACCGACTGGTCGCATCAGGCCAAAACCAACGTAACGGACGTTACAGCCACGCTCAGCCCGCATGCCGTGACGCTGGTGAAAAACCTCAATCAAAAATCAGACGGCAGCAGCTATCTGCCAGGGCTGAAAAACGTTCGACGCAGCATTACCTACCTGCCCAGCGAGGCGATTGACGACAAGGTTCTGGCCCGGTTGCACACCGGTGATTACATCGGTATTTATACCAACCTGGCCGGTCTGGACGTCACCCATACCGGTATCTATATCATGACCGAAAACGGCCCAGTATTGCGCAATGCCTCGTCGCGTAAAGAGAATATGCAGGTGGTGGACTCGCCGTTTATGGAGTACGTCCAGGCTACGCCAGGCATCGTGGTGCTGCGCGCCAAATAA
- a CDS encoding GNAT family N-acetyltransferase: MPHTAPLNLADATPDDIAAIQQIYAHHVLFGAASFEETPPTQEEMRQRLSKVQEAGLPWLVAKRDHLVVGYCYATPYRPRPAYRFTVEESVYIAEGQQGQGIGKALLIELIARCEQGPWRQMLAVVGNAGENHGSLALHQKLGFGSVGTLKAVGFKLGKWRDTHIMQRALGEGGDNPP; encoded by the coding sequence ATGCCCCACACCGCTCCGCTGAACCTCGCCGACGCTACGCCGGACGACATAGCCGCCATCCAACAGATTTACGCCCATCACGTGTTATTCGGCGCCGCTTCGTTTGAAGAAACGCCCCCCACGCAGGAAGAAATGCGGCAGCGGCTGAGCAAAGTGCAAGAGGCCGGGCTGCCCTGGCTGGTGGCCAAGCGGGATCATCTCGTCGTGGGCTACTGTTACGCCACGCCTTATCGACCGCGTCCAGCCTATCGATTCACCGTGGAAGAATCGGTATATATCGCCGAAGGGCAACAGGGTCAGGGCATCGGCAAAGCGTTACTGATCGAGCTGATTGCCCGCTGCGAGCAGGGGCCGTGGCGCCAAATGTTGGCTGTCGTCGGCAATGCCGGGGAAAACCATGGCTCGCTGGCTTTGCATCAAAAACTGGGGTTTGGCAGCGTGGGGACGCTAAAGGCGGTAGGGTTTAAATTGGGTAAGTGGCGCGACACCCATATCATGCAGCGTGCGTTAGGCGAAGGTGGCGACAATCCCCCCTGA
- a CDS encoding response regulator transcription factor, producing the protein MNQTIYLIDDEPAILSSLSALLGTVGWQTRTYSSALAFQQGVGELHGLTGCLLLDIRMPGKTGLTLLEEWQRQGLAIPVIIMTGHANIDLCRRAFKNGAFEFLTKPIDADLLFEVVGSALEQQQNLQERQQKIRLMQHRLATLTAREQDIFEHIMQGNSSKEIARVFALSPRTVEAHRANIFAKLDVNSLPKLMNEYGELALLKKM; encoded by the coding sequence ATGAACCAAACCATTTACCTTATTGACGACGAACCGGCCATTCTCTCCTCGCTTAGCGCCTTGCTGGGTACCGTCGGTTGGCAAACCCGTACCTACAGCAGTGCGCTGGCGTTTCAGCAAGGCGTCGGTGAGCTGCATGGTTTAACCGGCTGTCTGCTGCTGGATATCAGGATGCCGGGCAAAACCGGGCTGACGCTGTTGGAGGAATGGCAACGGCAAGGGTTGGCGATCCCGGTGATCATCATGACCGGGCACGCGAACATTGATTTATGCCGCCGGGCCTTCAAAAACGGCGCCTTCGAATTCCTGACCAAACCGATCGACGCCGATTTACTGTTCGAAGTGGTCGGCAGCGCATTGGAACAGCAGCAGAACTTGCAGGAGCGGCAACAAAAAATACGCCTGATGCAACACCGGCTGGCTACGTTGACTGCCCGCGAACAGGATATTTTTGAGCACATTATGCAGGGGAATTCGAGCAAGGAGATCGCTCGCGTTTTTGCACTGTCTCCGCGCACCGTGGAGGCCCACCGAGCCAATATCTTCGCCAAGCTGGACGTCAATTCTCTGCCCAAACTGATGAACGAATATGGCGAGCTGGCGCTGCTGAAAAAAATGTAA
- a CDS encoding cysteine desulfurase-like protein, translated as MTFTPELARAQFSALTQHYNDQPVIFFDGPGGSQVSRGVLEKMTDYLGKYNANLGGHYFSSHVTGEVMNNARESVRALLNAPTPDNIIFGMNMTSLTFHLSRIISRHWQAGDEIIVTELDHYANVSSWQQAANDKQVTVHQIPLQQADCSLDVARLCEQITAKTRLVAVTYASNVTGSIVDIKTITEAAHRVGAQVYVDAVHYAPHNLIDVQALGCDFLVCSAYKFFGPHIGMAYIAPQWLQRLQPYKVEPATDVGPGRFETGTQSFEGLAGVTAAIDYLAQWGTPGASLRQRLQESFADYHRHEENLCRYFLQRLQQIDDVQLYGSPQADCQRRTPTFALTFKRHAPEQIARRLGRHNICVGSGHFYAQGLIQRLNLQDSGGVLRIGMMHYNTQQEIDTLFELLVSER; from the coding sequence ATGACTTTTACGCCCGAACTCGCCAGAGCCCAGTTTAGCGCGCTGACCCAGCATTATAACGATCAACCGGTGATCTTCTTCGATGGCCCTGGTGGGTCTCAGGTTTCACGAGGCGTACTGGAAAAAATGACGGACTACCTGGGGAAATATAACGCCAATCTGGGCGGGCACTATTTTTCCAGCCACGTGACCGGCGAAGTGATGAATAATGCCAGGGAGTCGGTGCGCGCCTTATTAAACGCGCCGACGCCCGATAACATCATTTTTGGCATGAATATGACCTCGCTGACATTCCATCTCAGCCGAATCATTAGCCGTCACTGGCAGGCCGGCGATGAGATTATCGTCACCGAACTGGATCACTACGCCAATGTCTCCAGTTGGCAACAGGCGGCAAACGATAAACAAGTCACCGTGCATCAAATCCCCCTGCAACAAGCAGACTGTTCTTTGGATGTTGCCCGACTGTGCGAACAGATCACCGCTAAAACCCGTCTGGTGGCGGTGACCTACGCGTCCAACGTTACCGGCAGCATCGTCGATATAAAAACCATCACCGAAGCCGCTCACCGGGTCGGCGCTCAGGTTTATGTCGATGCCGTGCACTATGCCCCACACAATCTGATCGATGTGCAGGCATTGGGCTGTGATTTTTTAGTGTGCTCCGCCTATAAATTCTTTGGTCCGCACATCGGCATGGCCTATATCGCGCCGCAGTGGTTACAGCGGCTGCAACCCTATAAAGTCGAACCGGCTACCGACGTGGGGCCAGGACGTTTTGAGACGGGTACTCAGAGTTTTGAAGGGCTGGCAGGAGTCACGGCAGCCATTGACTACCTGGCGCAATGGGGAACGCCCGGCGCGTCCTTAAGGCAGCGTTTGCAGGAAAGTTTTGCCGACTACCATCGCCATGAAGAGAACCTGTGCCGTTATTTTTTGCAGCGCTTACAGCAAATAGACGATGTGCAACTGTACGGTTCCCCTCAGGCGGATTGCCAACGCCGCACGCCCACCTTTGCACTGACCTTTAAGCGACATGCCCCCGAACAGATTGCGCGCCGATTAGGCCGGCACAATATCTGCGTCGGCAGCGGGCACTTCTATGCGCAAGGCTTAATCCAACGGCTGAACCTGCAAGACAGCGGCGGCGTATTGCGTATTGGGATGATGCATTACAACACCCAGCAGGAAATCGACACGCTGTTTGAGCTGCTCGTCAGCGAAAGGTAG